In Lasioglossum baleicum chromosome 1, iyLasBale1, whole genome shotgun sequence, the genomic window CAGGATGATCTAACTAACAACGTTACCGAAGAATTGAACAAACTGAAGCCAGTTGACTTCCCACCATGGAATCGTTTATCGTTTTATCATTGGTCGTCGGTTCTTTCTATGTACAACATTTCTGCTGCCGGCAGACGAATAACTATACTACCAACGGTGAAATTATCTCACGCTGTGAGTCCGCAGTTGGTTAAACAAATCAGCAATCCGAACGACGTGCAACAATTTCAATGGCACAGTCTTGCTACCGCTGCTCTTGATCCTTTAGACTTCTCAGGTATGTACACCCATTATAATCATAATAAATAATGTTTCGAAATTATATAAGTGTTGAAATTGTCGCAGATATGGAGTTGCCAAGCAGATCCGAAGGCAGAGGTTTCAACGCGGACGCGCCGTTCATTCCTTCGAGCCCCATGGAGATCTTTTTGGCCGCAGTACTTTGTCTTATCAGCGTGATCGTCGTTGCGTACACTATGGTGGTACTCTACAGATGTATCTGTTCAAGAAATTACGCCGAATGGAGAGCTAGCTGGCATCAGCCAGAGAAAGCCCACGATTCCTCGACGCAGTTAGTACTGGAGGCGTTGCCATTGGTCCTCGAAGGACACACGCAAGAAGTTGAGTGCATTGCCACAGACAGCAACACCATCGCTAGTACATGTCTAGCTGGGCACATACGAGTTTGGGATGCGACTTCCGGCGAACAGTTGGCTCACGTAGACAGGagacaatttttcagcagtcCGAAGAAAAACTTGAGCCAAGCAACAACAGACGTGGACGAACTAATGTCAGATTACGAGAGCGGCTCGCCTCCTTCGAGAGGAGAAATGGAAAGTACTAATTCGTTCGGTCTGTACTCGGCGGTGAACTACAGGAAATCATCTCCTGGATTAGGCAACGCGCGAATAGGACCTTCGAACAGCATCGGTAAAAGACACTCGATGGGAAACACGTTCGAGTACGAGTATCAGGCGAACGAACCAAACGTGGAAAAGAGGACACATCTGCGAAGAAGTTTGGACAATGCTTACGATATTCCTGATTTAAAGTCAGCGATTAATATCAAGTTCTCGTCGATGAAGTATACTGCCCCGGCACAACAGAACTATGAACAAGGATTTGATTTTGGAGACCAGTATAAATATTTGTTCGAGGAGCACAATAAATCGATAGACGAATTGAGGAAGTCGGAGAGCGCCGAACAATTGTGCATGCCCAGTGGGAGATTGAACGGGTCCGGCTTGGTGGATAGCGCGTCTTCGCTGAGTATGGATAAAACTGTTCAATACACTCAAGCGTCCGCTATCTGGTGTATGGATTACCAGGAGAACCTGATAGTTGTGGGTTGCGCCAATGGAAGCTTAGAGTTCTGGGAAGGTACTACGGGTAGGTTCAAAGTAAGTAGCGATCTGAAATTGGTCTTGACGTTGTTAGCGTCCGAGGAGGATCGAGAGCAATACAAGACAAAATATTCGGAAGGTTTAAAAAAAGGAAAGCAATGAACGATATGTTTCAGTGCTTGTTCGACGATGGATCAGGATTTGGGATATCGGCGGTGAAGTTTGTAGGTAGCAGAGTTGTGGCAGCTAAGCTGAACGGCTCCATAGACTTCCTGCAGCTGGAAAGCTACAGCGAAGGCCAGCAAATCGATTGGGGTTTCACTTCGTACAGAAGAAGTAAGTTTGTTTACAAATGTGTTTAGACATTGCTCATCTGTCCTTCTTCACACCGTCTTCTTTTTATAGCCCACGTTAGAACGGGAAGTGCTGGCTCGCCTATGGATATAAATAACATCATGCAATCCGAAGAAGACCTTCGTTGCATAAAAATTAGTTCTCACCGGGCACACCAACAAGCGATAACTGTGCTCGACAGCGAGGGTGGTCGCGTGTTGACTGGTAGTCAAGATCACACTCTGAAAGTGTATAGGTGAGGGTCAACTGCTTCTCTCAGACCTTGAATCGCAGTAAACGTTACCTAATTTTTTCTTATGCCTTAGGTTAGAGGATCAGTTGCCATTATACACGCTTCATGGACACTGCGGGCCCATATCCTGTCTGTTTATCGACAGGATGAGTCCGATGACATCTGGCAGTGGATCTCAAGATGGACTACTATGCGTTTGGGATCTCCTGACAGGTACGTGTTGTTATTAAAAGTGTGCAAGCATGACTATCTGTTAGGGTTTGAGTTTTCTAATTGTTTTCTGTCTATACACAGGAACATGCATGTACAGTATACAGGCCCACGACGGCGCTGTGGCAGCTATCACATGCTCCGTGTCCTACGTAATAAGCATCGGAACCGATGAGAGGCTGTGCGTCTGGGAGAGATTTCAGGGACACTTACTACACACTCTTCCGGCACACAGATCGGCGTACAGTTTACAGTTACTCATGTTAACGCATCATCTACTCATCACCAGTAATCAGGTACGTAATCTGATTTTCTTGGGAGGTTTGCTATTTCGTAACGGATTGTATTTACACGTGTAAACTTGTACACTTCTAGGGGTCGTTGGTAGTGTGGGATGTAAGGACAGGGGAGCCTGTGCGCGAAGTGAGGCTGGGTCATAAGGACAGTTGTATTTTCGTGAAACAAATGTTAGCGTTAAGGGACAGCGTTGTCTGCGACTTCGGCCGACAGTTGCGTGTGATCAGGTTTCCGTTGGTCTCCGACAAGCTAGACTAAGAGAAGTATGTATATGCACTTTGTACATAGCTGTTACTCTTTTTTGTTCCCTTCGTTCTAATTCtctttctttatttaattttaatacttgagCGAGGCCCCACGAGTCTTCGCCTTCGCGGAATATAGACGGAACATTTTTACACGACGTACGGTTTTATATTTTGAGCGATTCTACACGATTTTGAGAGGAACGTTTTTTAACACGAATGACCGCGTGTCATGGTCGCGCCTTAATATATTTATACTCCGTTGAGACGGTGCGAAGATGCGCTTGTCCTT contains:
- the Scap gene encoding SREBP cleavage activating protein, with the translated sequence MFRSLPDRVAGLYYSHGLVCSSHPIAVISLAISIMLLCCYPLVNLPMPGNAPRTIINHTFVPENNTEDSVFYVQQVVLRAGVIPWTEELTLMDAFRGPLYEIFNLLEIIQNYQHPETLKTLGQVCLHVEAVKKRNGKKPEVLPEYNCLVLSPANLWQRSIELYAQDTNLINTIYSYQNLQKGKVSLAEIMFGMNLKETGIKRYPIRLRQRILQYAVTIFLREYDHEFIEGLHHRLKSYYHLHQADGDNSSYVPTDETLHIIYPGEFNYSDFFPLMMTFNALFFYVYFSVRKIELIKSKIGIAFSATVTVIGSLSMTVGVCFFFGLTLSLSGKEVFPYLVIIVGLENVLVLTKSVVSTPAHLDVKIRVAQALSKEGWSITKNLLTEVTILTIGLFTFVPAIQEFCIFAIVGLVNDFFLQMVFFSTILAIDIRRTELSSETSKFHMPHIPTTRKQQFTTTITNRKPNIFRSKSHPRLNGLSNGPTNVIAPNTQNTHTLGKIPKRLRIVHFWARTRIFQRAFMVWMVVWISMIVYNSGIVEHVIHLSDTLKSESEIDGYTLDRPQSLNNYVELNTMKPLSMLSATVAPDHLNRQDDLTNNVTEELNKLKPVDFPPWNRLSFYHWSSVLSMYNISAAGRRITILPTVKLSHAVSPQLVKQISNPNDVQQFQWHSLATAALDPLDFSDMELPSRSEGRGFNADAPFIPSSPMEIFLAAVLCLISVIVVAYTMVVLYRCICSRNYAEWRASWHQPEKAHDSSTQLVLEALPLVLEGHTQEVECIATDSNTIASTCLAGHIRVWDATSGEQLAHVDRRQFFSSPKKNLSQATTDVDELMSDYESGSPPSRGEMESTNSFGLYSAVNYRKSSPGLGNARIGPSNSIGKRHSMGNTFEYEYQANEPNVEKRTHLRRSLDNAYDIPDLKSAINIKFSSMKYTAPAQQNYEQGFDFGDQYKYLFEEHNKSIDELRKSESAEQLCMPSGRLNGSGLVDSASSLSMDKTVQYTQASAIWCMDYQENLIVVGCANGSLEFWEGTTGRFKCLFDDGSGFGISAVKFVGSRVVAAKLNGSIDFLQLESYSEGQQIDWGFTSYRRTHVRTGSAGSPMDINNIMQSEEDLRCIKISSHRAHQQAITVLDSEGGRVLTGSQDHTLKVYRLEDQLPLYTLHGHCGPISCLFIDRMSPMTSGSGSQDGLLCVWDLLTGTCMYSIQAHDGAVAAITCSVSYVISIGTDERLCVWERFQGHLLHTLPAHRSAYSLQLLMLTHHLLITSNQGSLVVWDVRTGEPVREVRLGHKDSCIFVKQMLALRDSVVCDFGRQLRVIRFPLVSDKLD